The Burkholderiales bacterium JOSHI_001 genomic sequence GGCAGCAACGCCGGCTGGCGCAGCTGCCATGCCAGTCCAGCGCCCCAGGCCAGCACCGCCAGGCCCAGGCGCCAGCCTGCATGCCAAGCCCGTGCTGCCATCGCTGCAGTGTAGGATGCGCGCCCGTCGGCCCCTGGGGGCCGCCTACCGTGGGAGCACCGCATGTCCATCCAAGACCGCCTGGCCCAGGCCGGCATCACCCTGCCGCCGGTGGCGGTGCCTGCCGCGGCCTATGTGCCCTTCGTGCGCACCGGCAATCTGGTGTTCCTGTCCGGGCACATCGCCAAAAAGGACGGCAAGCCCTGGGTGGGCCAGTTGGGCCTGACCATGGCCACCGAAGAGGGCAAGGCCGCCGCGCGCGCCATCGCCATCGACCTGATGGGCACCCTGCAGGCCGCCGTGGGCGACCTGAACCAGGTGACCCGCATCGTGAAGGTGATGGGCCTGGTGAATTCCACCGCCACCTTCACCGAGCAGCACCTGGTGATCAACGGCTGCTCGGAACTGCTGGGGCAGATCTTTGCAGAGAAAGGCGCGCATGCCCGCAGCGCCTTCGGCGTGGCGCAGATTCCCACCGGCTCGTGCGTGGAAATCGAACTCATCGCCGAGGTGGCCTGATCTTGAGCCTGCCGACCCGGAACCCCGACCTGCTGCTGGGTGGCGTGGCCGCCGCCGCCGCCGCCGCCGTGGGCATGGCCTTGTTTTCACAGTACCGCTGGGACATGCAGCCCTGCCCCTGGTGCGTGCTGCAGCGGGCCATCACGGTGGCCATCGCCCTGGCCGCGCTGCTGGGCCTGTTGTGGCGCGCACCGCTGGGCCGTCGCCTGGGCGCGGGCCTGGTGCTGGTGCTGGGTGCCTGCGGCGTGGCCGCGGCGCTGTGGCAGCACTTCGTGGCCGCCGCATCGGCTTCCTGCGCCATGACACTGGCCGACCGCATCATGGGCGCGTTGGCGCTGGACAGCACCTGGCCCGACATCTT encodes the following:
- a CDS encoding putative translation initiation inhibitor, yjgF family (PFAM: Endoribonuclease L-PSP), encoding MSIQDRLAQAGITLPPVAVPAAAYVPFVRTGNLVFLSGHIAKKDGKPWVGQLGLTMATEEGKAAARAIAIDLMGTLQAAVGDLNQVTRIVKVMGLVNSTATFTEQHLVINGCSELLGQIFAEKGAHARSAFGVAQIPTGSCVEIELIAEVA
- a CDS encoding disulfide bond formation protein DsbB (PFAM: Disulfide bond formation protein DsbB), which codes for MSLPTRNPDLLLGGVAAAAAAAVGMALFSQYRWDMQPCPWCVLQRAITVAIALAALLGLLWRAPLGRRLGAGLVLVLGACGVAAALWQHFVAAASASCAMTLADRIMGALALDSTWPDIFAARASCADAKVNLAGIPYEFWSLALFLLLMLAALQVFRRPAPGP